From the genome of Symphalangus syndactylus isolate Jambi chromosome 13, NHGRI_mSymSyn1-v2.1_pri, whole genome shotgun sequence:
gcctgggatgtcaaggctgcagagagccgagatcgtgccactcaacttcagcctgggcaacagagcaagcctgtgtctcaaaaagaaaaggttttttcctttagGCTTAAATTTTAACCCTCAAACCTCCAATGTGAAGGTATTAGCAGGTGGGGCCATTGGGAGATGATGAGattatgaaggtggagccctcgtagatgggattagtgcccttctgaAAGTGACAGAAGAGAGCTCGCCAGCACCTTCCatgagaggagacagggaggataTGACAGTCTCCAACctggaagagggtcctcaccagacccagataatgctggcaccctcatcttggacttccagcctccagaactgtgataaacacatgtccgttcttaaaaagaaaatgtgtggaaaGCAATGTTAATGTTCCCAATCGCTTTTAGTACATTCTTTCCTTAACTATATCTTAATACATAGTTGTGTTGAATGGCCTAGTTTGTAATGTTAGAATATTCATGttagtgaattaataaatacatcagtAAAGAATACTGTCCAGGGTGGAATGgtcgttcacccctgtaatcccagcacattgggaggccaagggggccagtcatctgaagtcgggagttcaagatcagcctgaccaacatggagaaaccctgactctactaaaaatacaaatcagcctgtcatagtggcacgtgcctttaatcccagctactcgggaggctgaggcaggagaatcacttgaacctgggaggcagaggttgtggtgagctgagatcgcgccattgcactccagcctgggcaacaaaagctaaactctatctcaaaaaattaaagaaaaaaaaaaaaagaatgctgtttgttgaccatttgatCGGCTAGTGTTGGTGCTTCCTGGTGGGCCAGgagagccctgccccaccccccacccattcCAGTAGACATGGCATAAGAGTGATTCTCACTTTTTCTCTAGCCTCTTTATTTATtggctgaaatgatttttttttatgtgtcttactAATGTTTCCATAGTACAAAATGAATTGACTTTTACAGTGACTCTTTTGGGGATTGTTACCCAGAATTTGTTTGAACTCCTAAAAAATGGAAGTATGCCGAgcacaatggcacatgcctgtaatcccagcactctgggaggtcgaggcgggcggatcaccagatgtcaggagttgaagagcagcttgaccaatgtggtgaaaccccaactctactgaaaatataaaaattagccaagtatggtggggtgcacctgtagacccagctacttgggaggctgagacacgagaattgcttgaacctgggaggcggaagttgtagtgagatgagctgagatggtcccattgcactccagcctggatgacagagggagattgtgtctcaaaaaaaaaaagggggcagcaTATGAGATGTTGTGAGAGAGTTTCTATTTGTGACTCCCCTATAATAGTCCAAAGAGACCACCTCTGGGGATCTATTCACAAAAGACTCCTTAGAAGTGCAAACTCATGCATTTGAGAAACGCTGGGGGAAATCTGAAGATGACCTGTGGTGGGGGTATAAATGGACTCGTAGATGTCTTTTGTgattgtttgagtgtgtgtgtgtgtgtgtgtgtgtgtgtgtgtgtgtgctgttatcTGTGGAGTGGCGGATGCTCTTTTGCCTGGAGAAAGCTCCTCTCAATCCACTTACTGTGGGCTCTACCATCTGTGCCTTGtacccaacagaaataaaacaatttgctgtagaaatggagttttatttcattttactttatttattattataattatttttagagcgggtctcactctgtcactcaggatggagtgcaatggcacgatctcagatcactgcaacctctgcttcctggactgaaggcatcctccctcctcagcctctggagtggggagatcccacacctgcctagtttttgcattgtgtctagatatggggtttcctcatgttgcccaggctggtttccatctcctgggctctagtgatcagcgcccctcagcctcccgatgtgctgggtttacaagtgggAAGTACTGGGCGTGGGCAGAAATggagatttagttttctttttttttgagacagggtctttcactctcgtccaggctggagtgcagtggagtgacctcggctcactgcaggctctgcctcctgtcttcacgccattctcctgcctcggcctcccgagtagctgggactacgcgcgcccgccgccacacccagctgatttttttgtatttgttttttcgtagagatggggtttcgctgtgttagctaggaaggtctcgatctcctgacctcgtgatccacccgcctcggtctccggaagtgctgggatgacaggcatcagccacctcgcccggcccagaAATGGAGATTTTTGGGCAAACACATTAAAGCAAATAAACGCAAATAGACgaaaatcattttaacatttttatttaacccaagaaATACAGATAGAATCAACAGCAATAGAATTTACATTGCAGTGATGAATAAGATACATGCTACAAGGCTTCATTATCTGATGCAAAATCTAGTATGTGTTTTACAGCAAACCTCAATTGGAAACTGAATGTCGATCACACAGGCTTGATGTGCGTGTCAATTTCATGAGAGTTACAATCTCGGGATAAGTCTCACATAGCCTAAGAGTCCAAACATACCTTCAAGTGTTCCAACAACTTATTCACTACTCATTCTTAGAActgaatttacaaacaaaaatcccagcccATTCATTGCTGAATTGCATCCCATTGAAAGAATGGGTCACAGTTCCTGTTTCTAGTCACTGCTGAGTGACATTAAAGTGCCTTCCATGTTTTGGCGATGGTGAGGACAGGTGCTAGAAGCCTCTGCCCTCAACCTTGTCCACATGAGTTCTAATTTCTTTAGAACAACTATCTCAGGGTGGGAAAGATGGTTCCAAGAAGTGCCTATTGCATTGattaggaatcaatgaaactcttTCTCCCTGCGGGTTGTCCCATTTGGATTTCAACCGGCACTGTCAGAGcgttccactttctccacatgctctgcaGCGCTTGGGACGGTCAGGCATTGTCATGGTGGCTTCTCTAAGAGCTTCTCGGTTGTATTTCAAGGTGTATTTGACATACATTTCCCCGGGGAGGGATACTGAACACTTTCTGAAgtgtttgtttgcatcctctttgaGGAAATGTCTGCTCAAGTCTCTTGCTGGGTTTTGAACAGAATCGTTTGTTTGTTCCATTGGAGTATTGACAAGTCTCCGTGTATTCTGGGTATGAGCAGTCCTTGCGTGtatagatttgcaaatattttgtgccCCAATCTCAAGGTTGCTCTTTTATACAAATCAAGAGCATCTGAGGCAGAGCAAAGGTTCAGGTGAGAGGACGGAGCATTTCTCCACCTCTCCAGCTCGCGCAGCATCTCTCCTCCGAGGAGCAGAGACACCTGTGCAGGCAGACACCATGAAAACGCAGGCGTGCTTCATTCTGAACAGAGCATCTCTGATTGCCATCTGGTGCCTGAGGGTTCACGGCCCATCAGCCTGAGAAGAGACGTCTTCGGGCCTTGCACATTGGCCTCCATAGAACCTCGTGGCAGATTGTGGGCTCCGGACTGGGTGAGGGAGGTAGAGGTCTGAGGGCAGAGTTGGGCAGGGGCTCCAGGCCATGGAGATCCAAGTTGAATTCTTCAGGCAGAGCCTGTCTCCAGGGCCTAGGCTTGGGCATTTGGGACGAGCCCTGGGGCACAGCGGCTCTGTAGCAAGGTTTGAGGTAGAGGACACGCCGGGAAGAAGGGCCGATTCCATGCACAAGGTTTGACGGGGGTCCCATCACGGGCAGGAAGCCTTGGGGAGCCTCACTCTCTTTTACTGAAGGCGCCACGCACACATTCTCTGCTCTCTGGGCTCTCACAGATCCATTTTCAATGTCAATCTCCCAGACAGTCTCTGTGCTCGTGAACAGGAGCCAGCGGGCATGGGCAGGGTACAAGAGATCCTTCAAGGACATCAGGACTTGCTCAGGGACCACCAGGAGGAGCACACTGACGAGGCTGAGTCGCAGGGCTCCCTGTGGGTCCAGCAGCAAGACCTCCTCTCCCAGCCGCAGGTGCAGGAGCATTCCTGGTTCCAGGACCACGATGATCAGCTTCCTGTGGGGAAGCTGTGGGCCCTGGGGGAGAAAAGCCATGGGTCAGTCATTGTCCTCTGAGGGGGGGCTCAAACAGGgacagaccaaggcaggagagctGTCGGTAACTTCCCCAGGCATAAATTAAACCCTGCAGGGACACCCAGAATTTGCACTTTCATTGACGCCCCTTGGGAGGGTCATTTCCTGGAAGTCCCCTAGGGCCTGGAGCTCAGGCAGACCTGTCTCACCCGCGCCCACCTAGATGGAGCGACCTTACCTGGGGCAGCTCCAGGGGCTGCTGTGCAGGGTGGTGGGGACCTGGCTGTACTGGAGCTGGTTCTACACCTGTGGAGAGAGCAGAGTGTGCAGGTGAAAGCCCTTGTCATGCAGGATGCCCTTGAGGGTTAAAGGTGCCACCGTGAGAAAGACCAAATGCAGAAGAAGCCAGGTACAGGACACCCGCCCACGGAGCTGCAGGAGGAAGCTCCCGACACTCTGGACAGCACAGCTGCTCATCTCATGATGTGATGGGACACAGGCTTCCTAGCAGGAGACTcaggatgaaaaagagaagatgccTCACCTGGCTGAGGACCCAGCTCCTCCACTTTCTGGCGTTTTGGGGCATTCGATTGCGTGCTGCTGGAGCTGTaggacagagagacacagtcagATTTCGGGCAGTTACCTGACGTCCAATTCCCCGAATCCCCACGAATTCACTCCACTTCCCTGCCTTTCATTCAAGGTCACGGACTCGTCATCCACTTCCTGTGAGACCTGCTCCCAATCTGTCCTAACTCCCAGCTGTTCTTGTTCTCACCCCATCTACCTGAGCTTCCCTGGGTGaagaaaaggcagggaaggagggtcgGTGCCCGCAGGGAGCAGTTTACCCTTTCAGGAGCTCACGCAGGCGAGAGTTAGAAACCTCTCCTTGGGTGTGAGGACCTGGAGAAAGACGTTGAGATGCCGGAAATGTGGCACCTCTGTCTGTAGAGGTAACATAGGAACGGGGTCTTAGGAttccaagaaaagcaagaagagaggaaggaatttgtcagacatgatggcacacgcctataatcccagcactttgggaggccgaggtaggaggattgcttgagtccaggagtttgagagcagcctgggcaacatggtgaaacctagtctctactaaaaatacaaaacattagtggggcacggtggtgcacgcctgtggtctcacctactcaggaggctcaggcgggaggatggcctgagactcagaggtggagcctgcagtcagctaaaaccgcgccactgcactccagtgtggaccatcggagtgagacgctgtctcaataaaataaatcagtaaataatacaaatataaaaattaaaaattaaaaaagggggaaactgctctttctttttttcctcagtagatcatgaactcctgacatcaggtcctACAATCTCCCTTCTTGCAGACCACAGAGCCCATTCCCTGTGGAGCTGGTTGGGTGGATTGAAAGTGGGGCTGCCCTGAGATATGTGTGTGGTTGGGTTGTAGAAGCCTTCCCAGCACCTTGTGATGACTTAGGGGCAACTCACTTCCCTCTTGCCCCAAATTCAAAACACCCAATCTCATGGCAGGTTCATgcgtctcctttcccttcccctctctctccaacacacacccacacaccccacaggcaGGTCACCCTGCAGGTGTCCCCAGCACATAGCAAAGCTCACCCGCTCTCTCCCGCGTGTTCGCTCTTGGATTCCGTGCAGGAATCACTGGGGCTTCTTGGGCGCCGGGAACCTTTCATGGTGAAAACTTC
Proteins encoded in this window:
- the LOC134732120 gene encoding proline-rich protein 23D1-like isoform X1; translation: MAFLPQGPQLPHRKLIIVVLEPGMLLHLRLGEEVLLLDPQGALRLSLVSVLLLVVPEQVLMSLKDLLYPAHARWLLFTSTETVWEIDIENGSVRAQRAENVCVAPSVKESEAPQGFLPVMGPPSNLVHGIGPSSRRVLYLKPCYRAAVPQGSSQMPKPRPWRQALPEEFNLDLHGLEPLPNSALRPLPPSPSPEPTICHEVLWRPMCKARRRLFSG
- the LOC134732120 gene encoding proline-rich protein 23D1-like isoform X2, with protein sequence MLLHLRLGEEVLLLDPQGALRLSLVSVLLLVVPEQVLMSLKDLLYPAHARWLLFTSTETVWEIDIENGSVRAQRAENVCVAPSVKESEAPQGFLPVMGPPSNLVHGIGPSSRRVLYLKPCYRAAVPQGSSQMPKPRPWRQALPEEFNLDLHGLEPLPNSALRPLPPSPSPEPTICHEVLWRPMCKARRRLFSG